A window of Chitinophagaceae bacterium contains these coding sequences:
- a CDS encoding DUF1573 domain-containing protein has protein sequence MKKVTLTLFLGIFSLITVFAQSTAKIEFNEEVHEFGEIPEGPKATHEFHFTNTGNSPLILTNVRTSCGCTSPFWPREPIAPGESSKISVEYNTQNRVGPFNRSVTITSNADTPSKQLFIKGTVVKEGSSSGMPTRQRSIVDQ, from the coding sequence ATGAAAAAAGTTACACTTACATTATTCTTAGGCATTTTTTCATTAATAACTGTTTTTGCACAATCAACTGCGAAAATTGAGTTTAATGAAGAAGTTCATGAGTTTGGAGAAATCCCTGAAGGCCCTAAAGCTACACACGAATTTCACTTTACAAACACAGGAAATTCTCCCCTTATTTTAACTAACGTAAGAACATCTTGTGGTTGTACATCACCCTTTTGGCCAAGAGAGCCTATTGCCCCGGGTGAATCAAGCAAAATTTCTGTAGAGTATAATACTCAAAACAGAGTTGGACCTTTTAACAGAAGCGTTACCATTACTTCGAACGCAGACACGCCAAGTAAGCAATTGTTTATCAAAGGAACTGTAGTTAAAGAAGGAAGTTCTTCAGGAATGCCAACAAGACAACGCTCAATTGTAGATCAATAG
- a CDS encoding AtpZ/AtpI family protein, with protein sequence MDNALCLKKKSLMPSKKPQNPFKKKQFKDYLKYSAMGFQMAATVILGLLIGVKLDEWLETSRPYATLISVLVFVFIALYIPLKEFLKK encoded by the coding sequence ATGGACAATGCTCTATGTCTGAAAAAGAAATCACTAATGCCCAGCAAAAAGCCTCAAAATCCATTCAAAAAGAAGCAGTTTAAAGATTATTTAAAGTATTCTGCTATGGGCTTCCAAATGGCTGCAACCGTTATTTTAGGATTATTGATAGGGGTTAAGTTAGATGAATGGTTAGAGACTTCACGTCCTTATGCTACTTTAATTTCAGTTTTAGTATTTGTATTTATTGCTTTATACATACCACTCAAGGAATTTTTAAAAAAATAA
- a CDS encoding polymer-forming cytoskeletal protein produces the protein MFGNKNEKNSTNNPTGSNVNIFGQGTSIEGEIKSDGDIRIDGHVKGSVISKAKIVVGKTGIIDGEVYCSNADISGEVKGVLVVRELLYIKNSGKIDGEIKTSKLVVESGAKFNGQCSMSEKEITNAQQKASKSIQKEAV, from the coding sequence AAAATTCTACGAACAACCCTACGGGTAGCAATGTAAATATTTTTGGACAAGGTACTTCTATTGAAGGAGAAATTAAATCTGACGGAGATATTAGAATCGACGGACATGTTAAAGGAAGTGTTATTTCTAAAGCAAAAATTGTCGTTGGTAAAACCGGGATAATTGATGGAGAGGTTTATTGTAGTAATGCTGACATTTCCGGAGAAGTGAAAGGAGTGCTGGTTGTTCGGGAGCTTTTATACATTAAGAACTCAGGCAAAATTGATGGTGAAATTAAAACATCAAAATTAGTAGTTGAATCCGGCGCTAAGTTCAATGGACAATGCTCTATGTCTGAAAAAGAAATCACTAATGCCCAGCAAAAAGCCTCAAAATCCATTCAAAAAGAAGCAGTTTAA